In one window of Campylobacter coli DNA:
- a CDS encoding class I SAM-dependent DNA methyltransferase yields the protein MDTNQFQTIVNFIWSVVDDLLRDIYVKGKYRDIILPMTIIRRVDAVLEPTKDKVLEVYNAYKDEMEILEPLLGGKQGNNLGFFNYSKFSLQTLLNDPKNIRVNFENYLDCFSENIKDIISKFKFKNQLDTLEESNILFGVIERFCSPKVNFGIEDILDEKGNVIHKGLSNLGMGYVFEELIRKFNEENNEEAGEHFTPREIIELMTHLVFLPVKEQIKQGAWLIYDNACGSGGMLTESKEFITDPDGLIKSKANIYLYGQEINPETYAICKADMLIKGENPDHIKFGSTLSNDQQNLKFDFMLTNPPYGKSWENDQKILGVEKKGSNSTCNDPRFSVGITSKSDGQMMFLLNMLSKMKTDTPLGSRIASVHNGSSLFNSDSGMVAIRRHIIENDYLEAIVALPTNMFYNTGIPTFIWIITNKKPEHKKGKVQLINATSDRYFSKMKKSLGSKQNEMTKEHIEKITDLFLNFSENEDCKVLDNEDFGYTKITIEKPKSIEFLKEDEKFSKLKDKEKILEKLQELEQNPQDFKDKEEFIKFLGVKLKKSEENLIIDSDKTNNTEKIPLKTNIQNYYDTEVKPYVKNSWVAWDSASVGYEILFNKCFYTYTPPRKLEEINNELENLEKEVQDLLREIMQ from the coding sequence ATGGATACAAATCAGTTTCAAACCATTGTAAATTTTATATGGAGTGTGGTAGATGATTTACTCCGTGATATTTATGTAAAGGGCAAATACCGCGACATTATACTACCCATGACAATCATAAGAAGAGTAGATGCTGTCTTAGAGCCCACAAAAGATAAAGTTCTTGAAGTCTATAATGCCTACAAGGATGAAATGGAAATTTTAGAACCCTTGCTAGGCGGAAAGCAAGGAAATAATTTAGGCTTTTTTAATTATTCTAAATTTAGCTTACAAACCCTTTTAAATGATCCAAAAAATATAAGAGTAAATTTTGAAAATTATCTTGATTGTTTCAGTGAAAATATCAAAGACATTATCTCAAAATTCAAATTCAAAAACCAACTCGACACTTTAGAAGAATCAAACATACTTTTTGGCGTTATAGAGAGATTTTGCTCGCCTAAAGTAAATTTTGGCATAGAGGATATCTTAGATGAAAAAGGAAATGTTATCCATAAAGGCTTGAGCAATCTTGGCATGGGATATGTTTTTGAAGAACTCATCCGTAAATTTAACGAAGAAAACAACGAAGAAGCCGGAGAGCATTTCACCCCAAGAGAGATCATAGAGCTTATGACTCATCTTGTATTTTTGCCCGTAAAAGAGCAAATCAAGCAAGGAGCATGGCTTATTTATGATAATGCTTGCGGAAGTGGCGGAATGCTCACCGAGTCAAAAGAATTTATCACAGATCCCGATGGGCTGATAAAATCTAAAGCAAATATCTATCTTTACGGACAAGAGATAAACCCCGAAACCTACGCCATATGTAAAGCAGATATGCTGATAAAGGGCGAAAATCCAGATCATATAAAATTTGGCTCTACCTTAAGCAATGATCAACAAAATTTAAAATTTGATTTTATGCTTACTAATCCACCTTATGGTAAGTCTTGGGAAAATGATCAAAAAATTCTAGGCGTAGAAAAGAAAGGCTCAAATTCAACTTGCAATGATCCAAGATTTAGCGTGGGTATCACAAGCAAAAGCGATGGGCAAATGATGTTTTTACTCAATATGCTTAGCAAGATGAAAACAGATACTCCTTTGGGTTCTCGTATCGCAAGCGTGCATAATGGCTCATCGCTTTTCAACTCAGATAGCGGTATGGTAGCTATAAGAAGGCATATCATAGAAAATGACTATCTTGAAGCCATAGTCGCCCTGCCTACAAATATGTTTTACAACACAGGAATTCCTACTTTTATATGGATCATCACCAACAAAAAGCCAGAGCACAAAAAAGGCAAAGTTCAGCTTATAAACGCTACAAGCGATAGGTATTTTTCCAAGATGAAAAAGTCTTTAGGCTCTAAACAAAATGAAATGACAAAAGAGCATATAGAAAAAATCACAGATTTGTTTTTAAATTTTAGTGAAAATGAAGATTGTAAAGTGCTAGATAATGAAGATTTTGGTTATACTAAAATCACCATAGAAAAGCCAAAAAGTATAGAATTTCTAAAAGAGGATGAAAAATTTTCAAAACTCAAAGACAAAGAAAAAATCCTAGAAAAACTGCAAGAGCTAGAACAAAATCCGCAAGATTTTAAAGACAAGGAAGAATTTATCAAATTTTTAGGTGTAAAGCTCAAAAAAAGCGAAGAAAATCTCATCATCGATAGCGATAAAACCAACAACACTGAAAAAATTCCACTCAAAACAAACATACAAAACTACTACGACACAGAGGTAAAACCCTATGTAAAAAACTCTTGGGTAGCGTGGGATAGTGCAAGTGTGGGTTATGAAATACTTTTTAACAAATGCTTTTATACCTATACTCCACCAAGAAAGCTAGAAGAGATAAATAATGAATTAGAAAATTTAGAAAAAGAAGTGCAAGATCTTTTAAGAGAGATCATGCAATGA